Part of the Ignavibacterium album JCM 16511 genome, ACTAAATAATTTTTCTACAGATAATATTGAAAATATCGAAGGTGATGTTTTTAAACTTCTCCGGAAGTTTCGTGATGAAGACAGAAAATTCGATGTGATAATTTTAGATCCTCCAAAGTTTGCTGAATCTGTTTCTCAGGTTTCAAAAGCAGCAAGAGGTTATAAAGATATAAATCTTCTTGCTATGAAATTACTGAATAAAGGAGGGGTTTTATTCACTTTTTCCTGCTCAGGTCATATTACACAGGAGCTGTTCAGTAAAATTATTAGCGATGCTGCAATCGACTCAGGTAGAACTGTTAAGATAATTAAAAAGCTTACTCAATCTTCAGATCATCCTGTATTATCAAGCTTTCCCGAAGGTTTATATCTAAAGGGTCTCGTGTGTGAAGTGACCTGAAAATTTTTTATATAATATTAATTCTGAATCCATCTCTAATTAAATTCATTATAGATGCTCTTTATCACCCCAGTCGTTATCATAGATTAATCATTTACATCCCAAAAAAATTTTTTTGACGCAGTGATTTCCACTACAGTTCCCTGTTGATTGTGATTGTATTTACAGCAAAACTTTTTTATCAAAAATATTTTTGAACCGTCGAAACTCACAAATAAGTGAGTAATGTAGTAACAATAATCATAAACAAAACAGGAGTTAGTTATGAAAAGATTAACATATTTATTCACTGTTGCTTTTTTAATGGCATCAGCATCTTTGTTTGCCCAGGAGAAAGGCAAATTCGGTTTAGGAATCGATGGTGTTGAATCACCAAATCTTTTAGCAAAATATTTTGTATCAGATCAATTCGCTACAGAATTTGTTCTTGGCTTTGATGTTTATTCTCCTGGTGGAGATGCTCCAACCGGACAAACAAAAGTAACAGGCACTGCATTCAGAATTGGTTTAGATGGCCTATATCATTTTCAGATAGGAAAAGTTTCTCCTTATGTAGGCGCTGAGGTTCTTTTCCAGAATATGAAAGAAGGTGGTTTCTATGCTCAGGAACCTGATGCAAGAAATGAAGTTTTTGCTAATCTTGTTTTAGGTGCTGAATACTTTATTGATAAGAATTTTAGCTTTGGTGTAAAACACAGAATTGGTGCTGATATCAAATTGTCACGCGACATTCCTAAAGAAGAGACTGATACATTCTTCAAAACTTCTACTCAGTTGACTGCAAGATTTTATTTCTAAAATCAAAAAATTAAAGGGTGTTGTTGGTTGCAACACCCTTTTTGTTCTTTAAAAAATTATTTCACTTCGATCTCTACAACTTCACCTTTAAACTCACATTTTCTATGAGTTCCATCGCAAAATGGTTTGTTTGATGATTGTCCGCATCGGCAAAGTGCAATTGTTTTTTGAGAAAGCATTTCTTCTTTCCCACCTCTAATTATCTTTGCTTCAGTAACCTCGATTAAATAAGGACCGTTTTCTGTTGCTTTGATTTTCATATAACATCTCCATTTTTTAGTTTGACTGTGTAACAAAATAAAATTTTGAGAAATTCAATTCAACATAAACGATAATAATATTTAGTTAATTTAAATGATACCTTTAGCTGATAACATACCTCATCGAAGATTTCCGATTATAAATTGGACAATTATTGTTTTGAATATCTTCTTTTTCTTCTTCACTTTATCATTAGGAAAAGATGCTCAGGAATTTGTACAGATATTCGGAGTTGTTCCATATCGATTTATAAATGACTTCGATTCTTTTGAGATTGGGACTATTTTTTCTTCAATGTTTTTGCACGGTGGATGGGCTCATATTTTGGGAAATATGATTGCTCTATACATTTTTGGAGACAATGTTGAAGATCGGCTCGGATCTTTCAGATATCTGTTATTTTATCTTCTCACAGGAATAGCTGCATCATTAACTCATATTTTTCTTAACCAGAATTCTATTGTGCCGACTATCGGAGCCAGTGGTGCGATAAGCGGTGTGATGGCAGCTTATATTTTTCTTTATCCAACCGCAAAAGTTATTACGGTTTTTCCTATTTTATTTTTCCCATACATAATTGAACTTCCGGCAATTGTTTACACCGGAGTTTGGTTCATCACACAATTTTTCAGTGGAGTACTTACTATAGTTGCAGATGTACAGGCTTTTGGCGGGGTTGCATACTGGGCACACATTGGAGGATTTGTTGCTGGAATAATTTTACTTCCCGTTTTACTCGTCAGAAAATATAAACGAAGAAAATATGTTGATGAATATTATCCCTGGTAATTAGGAGGTTTAATATGGATTTCTTGTCATTGTTCTGGATTTTTATAATGCTTTCTTCACTTCAGCCATTGCTGAGGAAAAAAATGTTGGAGTCTGCAAGAATAAAATTATTAGAGAGAATAGAGCAGCAAAGAAACAGTCGAGTAATTGCCTTTATTCACAGACAAGAGACAATGAGCTTTCTTGGTTTCCCTTTAATGAGGTACATTGATATAAATGATTCGGAAGAAATTTTAAGAGCAATTAAACTAACCGATAAAAATATTCCGATTGACATTATACTTCATACACCGGGCGGATTAGTACTTGCATCTGAACAGATTGCTAATGCATTAAAGAAGCATCCGGCAAAAGTTACTGTGTTTGTTCCGCATTATGCAATGTCAGGTGGAACTCTAATCGCACTCGCCGCAGATGAAATAGTAATGGATGAGAATGCTGTTCTTGGTCCGCTTGATCCTCAGCTCGGACAAAAACCTGCAGCATCTGTATTAAAAATTCTGGAACAGAAACCAATAGATAGAATCAGTGATGATACTTTAATTCTTGCAGACCTTGCTAAAAAGGCAATCAATCAAATCAAAAACCTTATTGTAAATCTATTGAAAGACAAAATGGATTTACAAAAAGCTGAATCAATTGCGGATACTTTGGCTTCAGGAAGATGGACACACGATTATCCAATAACTGTGGAAGAAGCTAAACAACTAGGATTAAATGTTAATACAGAAATGCCCGAAGAAGTTTATCAGTTGATGGCATTATATCCGCAATCGACTCAAGTCAGACCATCAGTGGAGTACATTCCTGTTCCGAAAACCAAAGAGAGTTCTAAGTAGAAATTATACTTAACTGATTAGATTCGAATTACTGCTTGAATGCTATTACCGTAATACTAAAAATTCCTTTCAGAGAATTTTTATAATCAATTATTGCCTTTTCGTCAAAAAATTTTTTGAGCAATTCTTCGGGCAAATCTATTCTTCTTGATTTCTTGATTTCGATATTTTTGAAACCAATTTCACTAATTATGTTAAGATAATCTTCCTGATTTAAAGCACCGGAAACACAACCTGCATAAAGCTCAGCAGATTTTTTAAATTCTTGCGGAAGTTCGCCTTGCACAACAATATCTGATACACAAAAATGCGCTCCGTGTTTCAATATTCTGTAAATCTCACTAAACGCTTTTCTTTTATCCGGAACCAGATTTAACACACAATTACTTATTACAACATCTGCACTGCTATCGTCAAGAGGAATATTTTCAATATCACCCAATCTGAATTCTACATTTGTATAACCAAGTTTAGATTTATTCAGATTAGCTTTTTTAATCATTGCTTCAGTTATATCAATACCAATTACTTTTCCGCTATCGCCAACAATTTTTCTTGCGATAAAAACATCATTACCAGCACCACTTCCAAGGTCAACAACAATATCACCTTGTTTAATTCCGGCTAACTCTGTAGGCACTCCACAACCAAGCCCTAAATCAGCTTCTGGAACATAACCTACAATATTCCTGTAATCTTCTCCAATCATTGTAAATTCAACATTTACTGAATCGCCACAGCGACCTGAAACAGGTCCGCAACAACCATTTCCATCTGATGAAGTTGCAATCTCAGAGTATTTGTTTTTAACGATTTCTTTCAATGAATTTGGGTTTTCCATTTGTGCTCCTTTTTTTATGATTATTGTTTAACAACAGCCAATTTTTGAAAACAATTTATCCAAAGCTGATTTTGCTTTAACAAGAGTTTTATTATTCAGGCAATAACACACTTTAGGTCCATCAATTTCACCTTCAATCAGTCCGACGCGCTTCAATTCTTTGAGATGTTGCGAAACTGTTGCCTGTGCCAATGGTAGTTTATCTACAATTGTTCCGACAATGCAGGAATCAGTTTCGTTCAGGATTTTAAGAATTTTAATTCTCGCCGGATGAGATAAAGCTTTTGCAATATCCGAAAGCCAGATTTCTTCGGATGTAAATTCATCTTTTTTTGTGATAGCCATAGTTTTCTCAATTGTTTATCGTAAATATACGATAATTGATCTGAAGAACAATGCCGGTTTTGATGGAAGGTTAAAAAATCTACTCGGAAGGTCGTCTAATTCAGAAGATTCTGAAAGAATGCCTCCAATGAATTTTTTATTTCAATGGTAATTACTTTTCGTTTATTATCAAGCAACGCTTGACGGTCACCAAATGCCTGTGCTTTTATTAAGACTCCAAATGAAATTGAGGATTTATTTTCCAATGCATTATCAGGAATTGCAACATCAGTTTTAGGATTATCAATAATCTGAATGAACAAACCATTTCCCGAATCGCCTTTGTGTAATTGTCCTGTTGAGTGTAGAAAACGCGGACCAAATCCAAGTGTGGTTGCAACTTTATACTTTTTCAGAATATCAGTTCTGAGTTTCTGGAGAAGATTGAAATTTTCCCAAGAGGGATTAACATAAGCTTGAATCGAAACATAATTTTTACCGCTTTCACATTCAGACAAAAATAATTCTAAAGCACTTTCTGGTTTATCAATCTTTTCTTCAGAATATATTATTAAATCATTTGATGAAAATGATGGTTCAGGAAGATTAAGTTTTCCGCTTTCCTGATAGTCTTTCAAAATTTTTCTGGCGATAACTTTTGCCTGCTCAACATTAGGTTGATCAAAGGGTTGAATGCCCAAATACCAGCCTGCAATTGAAGTTGCAAACTCCCAGAGGAAAAATTGTTTAGAAAGATCATAAATATCTTCGAGTTCAAATTCGATTACAGGAAAACCGGCTTGAATTAGTTTCTCAATTAAGTTTTGCTTCTTATTATCACCTTTTAAATTCAGATAAATGAAAACCCTGTCATCACCATAATATTCCGGACTTAATAATTCTTCCAAATCAACAGGTAAAATTCCTTTATTATTTTTTCCTGTTGATTCCGCAACAAGTTGTTCAATCCAGGCACCAACTGTGTTAATTTTTTCCGAAGTAACTAAAGTAAGTTTATCTTTTCCTTGCTCTGTCAATACACCAATCAAAGCTCCGAACAGGGCAGAATTGTTTCTGTCAATTTCAATCCCTGATTTTTTTGACAATAACACTTCGCTATCAGCTCTGATAAATAATTTTTCAATATCAACTCCGACTAGAGCAGCAGGAACAATACCAAACAATGATAATGCAGAAAATCTTCCTCCAATGTTTGGATCATTCAAAAATATTTTTCTGAAGTTTAGTTCTTTTGCTATTTGCTCAAGACCGCTTCCGGGGTCTGTTATCGCAGCAAAATGTTTGGTGACTTTTTCTTTACCAAGTTCATTGAGAACATAGTTGTAGAAATATTTCATGAACGAAATTGTTTCAACTGTGCCGCCAGATTTTGTTGAAACAATATATAAAGTTTTTTCCGGATTAAAATTTTTTGTTTTCTCCAAAACAGCTTCCGGATGAGTGCTGTCGAGTATAGATAATTTAATATCACTAATACCACCGAACACAAGACTAAAAACTTCCGGTGCCAATGATGAACCTCCCATACCAAGCAACAAAATATTTTGGATGCCTTCTGCTTTGAGTTCGTTTACAAATGAATGAATTTCATCAAAAGATTTTCTTGTTACAGAAGTACAATCAAGCCAGCCAAGTCTGTTTGAGATTTCAGTAGGATCATTATTCCAAACGGTAAAATCTTTTTTCCAGATTCTTTCAATTATATTTTCATCAACTAATTTCTGAATTGCATTTTTGTATGCGGTCTCCAGACTCCCGGTAATGTTGAAGGTTCTCATTTTATCCTCATTCATTAAAATTATCTACTCAAATATATTCATCTTAATTAAAATGCTTTTGATTAAATTCATAACACAAATTAAATATTTTCAGTTAGAGCGGATTTAGAATTGAAAAAATATCAAACGAAAACAACAATTTATTTTCTGTTTGTACTTTGGTTAATACTTGCATTTCTTTTTGAGTCAAGTGATTTATTACTTTCAAATTATTTTTATAACCCAAATAGCCATTGGGCTAAATTTCTGGAAATGTATGGTGAAATTCCCGGATTAGTAATCAGTTTAATAGGAATTTACATTTACTTTACCTCGAATAAACTATCCTCTAATGCAAAGAAAATTCTTGTTTACTTTTTGCTTATGCTGCTATCAACTGTTGGGGTTATATACATCAATTTCTTAGTGATTTCCAATGCATTCGGTGTAAGGTTTAATTCATCAATTGAAATTATAATCCTGATTTCGGGTAGTTCTATAGTCAATTTATTCGCTCTCATCTACATAAAGAATAAATTAAAATTTTCTTTCAAGCAGTTTTTATTTTCCAGAATTGTACTACGAATGCTGACATTTGGATTTTTACTAACAACACTTCCACTTAAATTTTTGTGGGGAAGAATCAGATTCAGAGATTTCAATGGTGATTTTTCAAACTTCACAACCTGGTATCTTCCAAATGGAATTAATGGTAATGATTCATTTCCCTCTGGTCACGCAGCAATGAGTTGGATATTGATTAGCTTATTTATTCTTCTTGCTGACAAATCAATTTTCAGAAGAACTGCTATCAAAACAATAATTATCGGATATGCTTTGTTAGTTTGTTTTAGCAGAATAGTAATCGGTGCACACTTTGCATCTGATGTTTTGTTCGGAAGTATGTTTATGATTTCTGCTTATGTAGTATCAAAACATTTTTTATACGAAGAGCAATTAAACAGAAAATAGGTTATCGCGAAGAACTCTGCCTGAATTTTTTCTCTGTAATTATTCCAATTGGACCTTGATAAATTCCTCCATCACGAAATCCATCATAAACTCTTACTGCAATTATATTTTCGTCATTAAAATTCAATAATCCATCTGGAATTGAGTAAATTCTTTTTTGTTCCCATTCATTTCCTGTATTAAAGTCAGTCGGTACTTTGTTAAAATTCCACAATCCGGTAGAACCAATCTGAACTCCATTTATATAAGTCTGATCAATGTCATCAATCTTTCCCATAAGTAAAACCAATCTTTCTTTGCTTAATTCTTTACTGATAGAAAATTTTTTTCTGTACCATGCAAATCCATCATAATCTCTGTAGCCCTGCATTTCCCAATGAGCAGGAACGAATAAACTATCCCAATCACTATCATCATAATTTTTATCTGCACGAACTTTATCGTCGCCAATTTTGAATTTCCAGATTCCTTCAAGTGTTAAATCAGGATTAAGTTCATTTAACACAGCATAGATTCCCGGCTCACCACCTATTATTCCGCCTTCAAGTTCCTTATCATAAACACGAACTGCAATTACATTCTTTTCTTTCCTTAACAGACCACTTGGAATTTTATATCGTCGGTAAGCATTATAAGCGGTATTGTAGTTGGGAGGAAAACCGCCTGAAAGTCCGATTAATTTTCCATTGAGATAGGTTTCATCAACATCATCTACAAAACCTAAAATCAGATAGAGATTTTCAAAACTTAAATCATCAGTAACTGTAAATTCTTTTCTGTACCAAGCAAATCCATCGTAACCATGAAAACCTTGATTTTCCCACGACGAAGGAACATCAATTAATTCCCAATTATCATCATTGAAATCAACTTTGCTTCTTTCCGGAGAATCGCCTAAAGAAAATTTCCATTTGCCTTTCAGTTCAATCAAAATTTTTTCGTTTAGTCTTATGGGAATTTCTGCTTTATTTGTATTCTCAACACAACCTACCAGAAGAAAAAAACATGTTACTGTTGGTAGCAAAATTTTTAATAATGATTTATTTGCTCTTTTCATACACTACAAAAGTAAAAATTGAAAAGCAGAAAATTGTCACTCTAAAGTAACTATTTGTAAAAAATTATCATCAAATTATTTGAGTATAATTCATCATTACTTATTTTCAACCAGAAAAATAATATGAGATGTATATGAAGTTTTATTGCATTGTTCTATCACTTTTATTCTCTGTTTCTATCCATTCACAAAACGAATTCAATACAATAGATACTTCTTTAATGTTAAAAGCCGTTGATTTGGCAAAAAAGAATTTAATAGTTGATACACATATTGATTTGCCTGATTGGCTTTACGATGAGTGGTTCGATGTTTCCGTAAAATCAAATTATGGAGAGTTTGATTTTGAAAGAGCTACAGATGGCGGACTGAATATTGCTTTTATGTCAATTTATACTTCGCCTTCACTTGAAGCTGAAGGAAAATCTAAGCTAAAAGCAGACTCGCTGATAACTATTGTTGAAGAGCTTGAAAAACAATGGCAGAATAAATTTAAAATCGTTAGAAGTGTATCTGAGATTGAATCATATAGAAACGAAAACAAAATTCTGTTGGCAATGGGAATGGAAAATGGGTCTCCTATTGAAGGAAATTTAGATAATGTACTAGCATATTATAATAAAGGAATCAGATACATAACCTTAGCACACTATAAATCAAATCATATCTGTGATTCGGCGAATGATCCGGAAAGAAAATGGAATGGTTTAAGTCCTTTCGGAGAAGAAGTGGTAAAAGAAATGAATCGTTTGGGAATTATGATTGATGTATCACACATAAGTGACAGCACTTTCTATGATGTAATTAAATTAAGTAAAGCTCCCGTAATAGCTTCTCATTCGTGCTGCAGATTTTTTACTCCGGGATTTGAGAGAAACATAAGCGA contains:
- a CDS encoding dipeptidase, whose protein sequence is MKFYCIVLSLLFSVSIHSQNEFNTIDTSLMLKAVDLAKKNLIVDTHIDLPDWLYDEWFDVSVKSNYGEFDFERATDGGLNIAFMSIYTSPSLEAEGKSKLKADSLITIVEELEKQWQNKFKIVRSVSEIESYRNENKILLAMGMENGSPIEGNLDNVLAYYNKGIRYITLAHYKSNHICDSANDPERKWNGLSPFGEEVVKEMNRLGIMIDVSHISDSTFYDVIKLSKAPVIASHSCCRFFTPGFERNISDEMIIELAKSGGVIQIAFAGFFLREDINKKYLQGEEEIKEHLKNFNITPGTDSAWQYESQYWKENPVGKATVEDVANHIDHIVKLVGVDYVGIGSDFNGVGDHLPVGLEEASKYPNLIYELLKRGYSENDIRKILGENLIRVWKKVEEVARR
- a CDS encoding rhomboid family intramembrane serine protease, whose translation is MIPLADNIPHRRFPIINWTIIVLNIFFFFFTLSLGKDAQEFVQIFGVVPYRFINDFDSFEIGTIFSSMFLHGGWAHILGNMIALYIFGDNVEDRLGSFRYLLFYLLTGIAASLTHIFLNQNSIVPTIGASGAISGVMAAYIFLYPTAKVITVFPILFFPYIIELPAIVYTGVWFITQFFSGVLTIVADVQAFGGVAYWAHIGGFVAGIILLPVLLVRKYKRRKYVDEYYPW
- a CDS encoding outer membrane beta-barrel protein — protein: MKRLTYLFTVAFLMASASLFAQEKGKFGLGIDGVESPNLLAKYFVSDQFATEFVLGFDVYSPGGDAPTGQTKVTGTAFRIGLDGLYHFQIGKVSPYVGAEVLFQNMKEGGFYAQEPDARNEVFANLVLGAEYFIDKNFSFGVKHRIGADIKLSRDIPKEETDTFFKTSTQLTARFYF
- the arsM gene encoding arsenite methyltransferase → MENPNSLKEIVKNKYSEIATSSDGNGCCGPVSGRCGDSVNVEFTMIGEDYRNIVGYVPEADLGLGCGVPTELAGIKQGDIVVDLGSGAGNDVFIARKIVGDSGKVIGIDITEAMIKKANLNKSKLGYTNVEFRLGDIENIPLDDSSADVVISNCVLNLVPDKRKAFSEIYRILKHGAHFCVSDIVVQGELPQEFKKSAELYAGCVSGALNQEDYLNIISEIGFKNIEIKKSRRIDLPEELLKKFFDEKAIIDYKNSLKGIFSITVIAFKQ
- a CDS encoding ArsR/SmtB family transcription factor, with amino-acid sequence MAITKKDEFTSEEIWLSDIAKALSHPARIKILKILNETDSCIVGTIVDKLPLAQATVSQHLKELKRVGLIEGEIDGPKVCYCLNNKTLVKAKSALDKLFSKIGCC
- a CDS encoding SDH family Clp fold serine proteinase — encoded protein: MDFLSLFWIFIMLSSLQPLLRKKMLESARIKLLERIEQQRNSRVIAFIHRQETMSFLGFPLMRYIDINDSEEILRAIKLTDKNIPIDIILHTPGGLVLASEQIANALKKHPAKVTVFVPHYAMSGGTLIALAADEIVMDENAVLGPLDPQLGQKPAASVLKILEQKPIDRISDDTLILADLAKKAINQIKNLIVNLLKDKMDLQKAESIADTLASGRWTHDYPITVEEAKQLGLNVNTEMPEEVYQLMALYPQSTQVRPSVEYIPVPKTKESSK
- a CDS encoding phosphatase PAP2 family protein; this translates as MKKYQTKTTIYFLFVLWLILAFLFESSDLLLSNYFYNPNSHWAKFLEMYGEIPGLVISLIGIYIYFTSNKLSSNAKKILVYFLLMLLSTVGVIYINFLVISNAFGVRFNSSIEIIILISGSSIVNLFALIYIKNKLKFSFKQFLFSRIVLRMLTFGFLLTTLPLKFLWGRIRFRDFNGDFSNFTTWYLPNGINGNDSFPSGHAAMSWILISLFILLADKSIFRRTAIKTIIIGYALLVCFSRIVIGAHFASDVLFGSMFMISAYVVSKHFLYEEQLNRK
- a CDS encoding CDGSH iron-sulfur domain-containing protein, whose amino-acid sequence is MKIKATENGPYLIEVTEAKIIRGGKEEMLSQKTIALCRCGQSSNKPFCDGTHRKCEFKGEVVEIEVK
- a CDS encoding beta galactosidase jelly roll domain-containing protein, which gives rise to MKRANKSLLKILLPTVTCFFLLVGCVENTNKAEIPIRLNEKILIELKGKWKFSLGDSPERSKVDFNDDNWELIDVPSSWENQGFHGYDGFAWYRKEFTVTDDLSFENLYLILGFVDDVDETYLNGKLIGLSGGFPPNYNTAYNAYRRYKIPSGLLRKEKNVIAVRVYDKELEGGIIGGEPGIYAVLNELNPDLTLEGIWKFKIGDDKVRADKNYDDSDWDSLFVPAHWEMQGYRDYDGFAWYRKKFSISKELSKERLVLLMGKIDDIDQTYINGVQIGSTGLWNFNKVPTDFNTGNEWEQKRIYSIPDGLLNFNDENIIAVRVYDGFRDGGIYQGPIGIITEKKFRQSSSR